In one window of Legionella fallonii LLAP-10 DNA:
- a CDS encoding helix-turn-helix domain-containing protein: protein MKNDSNDNSTCPNCTFSPFCMTEGKNSRWMNQINLVVKQHHHLQKQEVLYLPQNMFRNLYVIQCGNLKTYQIDAEGNELIRGFYFSGEVLGFEAIYAGNYLFSAVALSETVVCEIPYDNFLELLNSNPALQKHILYLISQQLNIGSYLFSITAEQRLAAFLIDLSNRLHPFEIQLEFLLPMSRQDIGNYLRLTAETISRLLSQFKKNKIIAIDHKRIQFLQPEKLKFMAGINDLPIKNF from the coding sequence ATGAAAAACGACAGCAATGATAATTCAACGTGCCCCAACTGCACATTTTCTCCTTTTTGCATGACAGAAGGAAAAAATTCGCGCTGGATGAATCAAATTAATCTTGTCGTAAAGCAACACCACCATCTACAAAAGCAGGAAGTTTTATATCTTCCTCAGAATATGTTTCGAAACCTCTATGTTATTCAGTGCGGCAATTTAAAAACATATCAGATAGATGCAGAAGGAAATGAATTAATCCGTGGATTTTATTTTTCTGGTGAAGTCCTGGGTTTTGAAGCAATTTACGCGGGGAATTATCTTTTTTCAGCCGTTGCTTTATCTGAAACTGTCGTTTGTGAAATTCCCTACGATAACTTTCTTGAGTTACTGAATTCTAATCCTGCCCTTCAAAAACATATTTTGTATTTAATAAGCCAGCAACTCAATATAGGATCTTACTTATTTTCAATCACTGCAGAGCAACGTCTAGCTGCTTTTCTTATCGATTTATCTAACCGATTACATCCATTTGAAATACAATTAGAATTTCTTCTGCCTATGTCTCGTCAAGATATAGGAAACTACTTAAGACTGACAGCTGAAACTATTAGTCGCCTCCTGTCCCAATTTAAAAAAAATAAAATTATCGCCATCGATCATAAGAGAATTCAATTTCTCCAACCCGAAAAATTAAAATTTATGGCTGGAATTAATGACCTCCCAATCAAAAATTTTTGA
- a CDS encoding LOG family protein, which translates to MNNTEIMVSPTIGIYLGSHMGNNLSFKNAIIALGKGAAERGYTVVYGGGGTGLMGLLAETVKSHGGTVIGITTEHLAEIEKPYDFLDELHVVHSMYERKRLIHEKSSRFLAMPGGIGTFDELFETWCSIKIGVLKKPLGLVNIEGYFNPMLQFVTACTRYDLVNERDVKIPTVYDGVCAYLKSLDEEQQGEFVEVYSNLNSAHTQNKYNPIEA; encoded by the coding sequence ATGAATAATACAGAAATAATGGTTTCTCCAACAATTGGTATCTATTTAGGCTCGCACATGGGAAACAATCTGTCTTTTAAAAATGCCATTATTGCTTTAGGAAAAGGAGCAGCCGAACGCGGGTATACTGTAGTGTATGGCGGAGGAGGAACTGGTTTAATGGGGCTTCTTGCGGAAACAGTTAAATCTCATGGTGGAACAGTTATCGGAATAACGACCGAGCACCTCGCTGAAATAGAAAAACCTTACGATTTTTTAGATGAATTGCATGTAGTACATTCCATGTATGAACGAAAGCGCTTAATTCATGAGAAGTCATCGCGTTTTTTAGCAATGCCTGGCGGGATTGGCACATTCGATGAGTTATTTGAAACTTGGTGCTCCATCAAAATAGGAGTACTTAAAAAGCCCCTTGGACTAGTCAATATAGAAGGATATTTTAATCCCATGCTCCAATTTGTAACCGCCTGTACTCGTTATGATCTTGTAAACGAACGGGATGTTAAAATTCCAACCGTATATGATGGGGTTTGTGCGTATTTAAAATCTTTAGACGAAGAGCAGCAAGGTGAGTTTGTCGAAGTTTATTCGAATTTAAATTCGGCTCATACGCAAAATAAATATAATCCAATTGAGGCCTAA
- a CDS encoding chorismate mutase: MSTIEELREQIRDIDRNIIKNLALRQDVCRRLALLKKEAGKQIIDIVQEKKNFEFYESFSKEYSIDPKFIARLFRLVIINSKIIQQQKVYEIDLS, from the coding sequence ATGTCAACCATTGAAGAATTAAGAGAACAAATTCGAGACATAGATCGCAATATTATTAAGAACTTAGCTCTTCGTCAGGACGTATGTAGACGACTTGCGTTGCTAAAAAAGGAAGCCGGGAAACAAATTATTGATATAGTTCAAGAAAAAAAGAATTTTGAGTTTTATGAATCATTCTCCAAAGAATACTCTATAGATCCTAAATTTATTGCCCGTTTGTTTCGATTAGTTATTATAAATTCAAAAATAATACAACAGCAAAAAGTCTATGAAATCGATTTATCCTAA
- the hemF gene encoding oxygen-dependent coproporphyrinogen oxidase, with protein sequence MNNITQVKTYLHELQKSICHELAAIDGKAGFISDNWERLGFGYGTSCVISDGDVFEKGGVNFSHVKGTSLPASATEKRPELSGYQFEVVGVSIVIHPSNPYVPTSHANFRFFMATKENAESIWWFGGGFDLTPYYGFVDDCVYWHTMAKEACDNFGEEVYPHYKKWCDDYFYLTHRQEPRGIGGLFFDDLNKWEFETCFNFLKAVGNQYAKAYCPIVLRRKDTPYSERQKSFQLYRRGRYAEFNLIYDRGTAFGLQTGGRVESILMSLPPQAAWVYDWHPQPGAEEEKLYTDFLINKNWLDFNR encoded by the coding sequence ATGAATAACATTACGCAAGTCAAAACATATTTACATGAATTACAAAAATCAATTTGTCATGAGCTTGCTGCAATAGACGGCAAGGCTGGTTTTATCTCAGACAATTGGGAGCGTCTCGGTTTCGGATATGGAACCAGTTGTGTGATATCAGATGGTGATGTCTTTGAAAAAGGGGGGGTTAATTTTTCTCACGTTAAAGGCACGAGTTTACCTGCTTCAGCCACAGAAAAACGGCCCGAACTGAGTGGCTATCAATTTGAAGTTGTGGGGGTTTCAATTGTTATCCACCCAAGTAACCCTTATGTTCCAACGTCACATGCAAATTTTCGATTTTTTATGGCTACTAAGGAAAATGCGGAGTCTATTTGGTGGTTTGGTGGAGGTTTTGACTTAACCCCTTATTATGGCTTTGTTGATGATTGTGTTTATTGGCACACTATGGCGAAAGAGGCTTGTGACAATTTTGGTGAAGAGGTCTATCCTCACTATAAAAAATGGTGTGACGACTATTTTTATCTCACGCACCGCCAAGAACCTCGGGGTATTGGAGGGTTATTTTTTGATGATCTAAACAAGTGGGAATTTGAAACGTGCTTTAATTTTTTAAAAGCGGTTGGAAATCAATATGCCAAAGCTTATTGCCCGATTGTTCTTCGTCGCAAAGACACACCTTATTCAGAAAGACAGAAGAGTTTTCAGTTATATCGAAGAGGTCGTTATGCGGAATTTAACTTAATTTACGATCGAGGAACGGCATTTGGCTTACAAACTGGGGGAAGAGTTGAATCAATTCTGATGTCATTACCACCGCAAGCAGCTTGGGTTTACGATTGGCATCCACAGCCAGGAGCGGAAGAAGAAAAGTTATATACTGATTTTTT
- a CDS encoding phosphoketolase family protein, producing the protein MKKKMMAQERLNKIDKYWRAANYLSVGQIYLRDNPLLKRELVFSDIKPRLLGHWGTTPGQNFIYAHLNHVINKYDLNMMYISGPGHGGPAVVANAYLEGTYSEIYPEISQDEDGLRKLFAQFSFPGGIPSHASPECPGSIHEGGELGYSLSHAFGAVFDNPDLIAACVVGDGEAETGPLATAWHSNKFLCPISDGAVLPILHLNGYKIANPTILARITKEELEHLLYGYGWTPYWVEGDEPLLMHEKMVSVLERVIEQIKLIQHDARSTKNSQRPRWPMIILKTPKGWTAPKVVDGIPVEGTFRSHQVPVSDCSSNMGHLKILEHWLRSYQPETLFDEQGRLLDDLRVMAPQNEKRMSANPHTNGGVLLKTLKLPEPDNYSVMLSKRGMQGIGDTHVLGAYVRDVIQLNANNFRVFGPDETISNGLEAVFEATNRQWDTEILANDSFLSSQGRVLEVLSEHQCEGWLEGYLLTGRHGLFNCYEAFIHIVSSMFNQHAKWLKVTSTIPWREKIASLNYLLTSHVWRQDHNGFSHQDPGFIDHVINKKAEIIRVYLPPDANCLLSIMHHNLQSKHYVNVVIAGKHPAPQWLSMAEAKQHCANGIGIWEWASHNKGKSPDVIMACAGDVPTLETLAAVSILRTELPYIKIRVINVVNLMKLQPDYEHPHGLSDEDFDLLFSQDKPVIFAYHGYPWLIHRLTSNRSNHKNIHVRGYKEEGTITTPFDMTVLNEMDRFHLVLDVLHHLPHLDIKEQELIENIKMKLLEHQRYIRQHGQDLPEIRNWKWDSDTLQNKVAQTSSLVE; encoded by the coding sequence ATGAAAAAGAAAATGATGGCTCAAGAAAGGCTTAATAAAATAGACAAGTATTGGCGCGCAGCTAATTATTTATCAGTAGGTCAAATTTATTTGCGTGACAATCCGCTACTTAAGCGAGAGTTAGTTTTTTCAGATATTAAGCCTAGACTACTAGGGCATTGGGGGACAACTCCTGGCCAAAATTTTATTTATGCTCACCTAAACCATGTTATCAACAAATATGATTTGAATATGATGTATATTTCGGGTCCTGGACATGGTGGACCAGCAGTTGTTGCCAATGCTTACCTTGAGGGAACTTATAGCGAAATATACCCTGAAATTAGCCAAGACGAAGATGGATTACGTAAATTATTTGCCCAGTTTTCCTTTCCAGGCGGAATTCCAAGCCATGCGTCACCGGAGTGCCCAGGTTCTATTCATGAAGGGGGGGAATTAGGATATTCACTTAGTCATGCTTTTGGAGCGGTATTTGATAACCCTGATTTAATCGCAGCTTGTGTTGTTGGTGATGGGGAAGCAGAAACAGGACCACTTGCAACGGCATGGCATTCAAATAAATTTTTATGTCCAATAAGTGATGGAGCTGTGCTGCCTATTCTTCATTTAAATGGGTACAAAATAGCGAATCCAACGATTTTAGCACGCATTACAAAAGAGGAGTTGGAACATTTACTTTATGGCTATGGTTGGACACCTTATTGGGTTGAGGGAGATGAACCCCTCCTGATGCATGAGAAGATGGTTTCTGTGTTAGAACGTGTTATAGAGCAGATTAAACTGATTCAGCACGATGCACGTTCCACGAAGAATAGCCAACGTCCACGTTGGCCCATGATTATTTTAAAAACTCCTAAGGGTTGGACCGCCCCTAAAGTGGTTGATGGAATACCGGTTGAGGGGACATTTCGTTCTCATCAAGTGCCTGTTTCTGACTGCTCTAGCAATATGGGGCATCTAAAAATTTTGGAGCATTGGCTTAGAAGTTATCAGCCTGAAACTCTGTTTGATGAACAAGGTAGGTTGCTCGATGACTTAAGAGTTATGGCACCGCAGAATGAAAAACGTATGAGTGCAAATCCCCATACAAATGGTGGGGTGTTATTAAAGACACTTAAATTACCTGAGCCAGATAATTATTCCGTTATGCTATCGAAACGTGGCATGCAAGGAATAGGAGATACCCATGTCTTGGGTGCCTATGTAAGAGATGTAATCCAATTAAACGCAAATAACTTTCGAGTATTTGGGCCAGACGAAACGATATCTAATGGCTTAGAGGCTGTATTTGAAGCAACGAATCGTCAATGGGATACTGAAATTCTTGCTAACGATAGTTTTTTATCTTCGCAAGGAAGGGTACTTGAGGTATTGAGCGAGCATCAATGTGAAGGTTGGTTAGAAGGGTACTTATTGACAGGGCGTCATGGTCTTTTTAATTGTTATGAAGCATTTATTCATATCGTTAGTTCCATGTTCAACCAACATGCCAAATGGCTAAAGGTAACATCAACTATTCCCTGGCGTGAAAAAATTGCCTCCTTAAATTATCTACTTACTTCTCATGTTTGGCGACAAGACCACAACGGATTTTCACACCAAGATCCTGGATTTATCGATCATGTGATAAACAAAAAGGCAGAAATAATACGTGTTTACCTTCCTCCTGATGCAAATTGTTTGTTGTCTATCATGCATCATAATTTACAGAGTAAACATTATGTCAATGTCGTCATTGCAGGCAAACATCCTGCACCACAGTGGCTTTCAATGGCGGAAGCAAAACAACACTGTGCCAATGGGATAGGGATTTGGGAGTGGGCGAGTCATAATAAAGGGAAATCTCCGGATGTTATTATGGCATGCGCAGGAGATGTTCCTACTCTTGAAACATTGGCTGCGGTTTCTATTTTACGTACTGAACTGCCATATATAAAAATTCGCGTTATTAATGTGGTTAATTTGATGAAATTGCAACCTGACTACGAACATCCCCATGGATTAAGTGATGAAGATTTTGATCTCCTTTTTTCTCAGGATAAACCAGTTATTTTTGCATACCATGGATACCCGTGGCTTATTCATCGTCTGACAAGTAACCGATCCAATCATAAAAATATACATGTTAGAGGATACAAAGAGGAAGGGACGATCACTACTCCTTTTGATATGACAGTATTAAATGAAATGGATCGTTTTCACCTGGTTCTTGATGTTCTTCATCATTTGCCGCATTTAGATATCAAAGAACAAGAGCTTATTGAGAACATCAAAATGAAATTGTTAGAGCATCAACGTTACATCAGACAACATGGGCAAGATTTACCAGAAATTAGAAACTGGAAATGGGATTCTGATACGCTACAAAATAAAGTAGCTCAAACCTCAAGCTTAGTAGAGTAA
- a CDS encoding Hpt domain-containing protein, with protein MTNSSTPNPSKNAQIFVPEEDLPANEEDLFKLSSFLILDTSEAIKFTLTEDMLAETLTLMLDSLSDEVTKMKQFHAQGDWEKTQAMAHKIKGGCVYVGTIRMKMACQYFERYWKAGHTDLLEKLYQQVLDTIEESIILIEKWRNNKQNS; from the coding sequence ATGACCAACTCATCGACTCCTAATCCCTCAAAAAATGCGCAAATTTTCGTTCCTGAAGAGGACTTACCTGCTAATGAAGAAGATTTATTCAAACTGTCATCATTCCTTATTCTTGATACCTCTGAAGCCATTAAATTCACGTTAACAGAGGATATGCTAGCGGAAACACTCACGTTGATGCTTGACTCTTTGTCAGATGAGGTCACTAAAATGAAACAATTTCATGCACAAGGGGATTGGGAAAAAACTCAAGCTATGGCTCATAAAATCAAAGGCGGATGTGTCTATGTTGGAACAATTCGTATGAAAATGGCCTGTCAGTATTTCGAGCGCTACTGGAAAGCGGGGCATACCGACTTATTAGAAAAGCTGTATCAACAAGTGCTTGATACTATTGAAGAAAGCATAATACTCATTGAAAAATGGAGAAATAATAAGCAAAATAGCTAG
- a CDS encoding c-type cytochrome encodes MKAIVFILFFAINGPLLASDLGKEAYEITCKTCHSPQFATGMHAPAAFNKKAWAIRFKNAEIEAEKNPTEFKTAMDYLLYKASIGKGLMPHGGLCKEADVPRKDCSDKAIADAIYYMAGITAGH; translated from the coding sequence ATGAAAGCTATAGTATTTATTTTGTTCTTTGCAATTAATGGTCCCCTTCTCGCTAGTGATTTGGGTAAAGAGGCATATGAAATAACATGTAAAACGTGTCATTCCCCTCAGTTTGCTACCGGTATGCATGCCCCAGCTGCCTTTAATAAAAAGGCATGGGCTATACGATTTAAGAACGCGGAGATTGAAGCAGAAAAAAATCCAACTGAATTTAAAACAGCTATGGACTATTTATTATATAAAGCGAGTATTGGTAAAGGATTAATGCCTCATGGTGGCTTATGTAAAGAAGCAGATGTGCCTCGTAAAGACTGTTCTGATAAGGCTATAGCAGACGCCATTTATTATATGGCGGGTATTACAGCAGGCCATTAA
- the trhP gene encoding prephenate-dependent tRNA uridine(34) hydroxylase TrhP codes for MKSPELLSPAGSLKRMRRAFAYGADAVYAGQPRYSLRARNNEFSHEKLVLGINEAHAQGKLFFVASNIIAQNNKINTYIDDLAPVIEAKPDALIMADPGLIMMVRDKWPDQAIHLSVQSNVMNFAAVKFWKTMGLERVILSRELSLKEIQAIRDNCPDIELEVFVHGALCMAHSGRCLLSGYFNHRDPNQGACTNSCRWKYSVKEGTEDEWGNAHVETKTFLFEQSPQREGEMNLIEEDEQGTYLFNSKDLRAIQHVEALAQMGIDCLKIEGRTKSDFYVARVTQLYRKAIDDAAAGKPFDWSLMDALEGLSLRGYTEGFYRRHVPEEYQSYKDRSEIGVRQQVVGELLDYDSDRQLLEVHVKNQFSIGDTLEIMLPQGNHIFPLEAIEHTEGFAITHAPGSGHVVRIAANLPEINQLEHGYLIRHWRDTRP; via the coding sequence ATGAAATCTCCAGAATTATTATCTCCAGCAGGCTCTTTAAAACGTATGAGAAGGGCATTTGCGTATGGAGCAGATGCGGTGTATGCAGGCCAGCCTCGTTATAGTCTTCGAGCTAGAAATAACGAGTTTTCTCATGAAAAATTAGTTTTGGGCATTAATGAAGCCCATGCCCAAGGTAAATTATTTTTTGTTGCAAGTAATATTATTGCTCAAAATAACAAGATAAATACTTATATTGATGATCTTGCTCCGGTAATTGAAGCCAAACCAGACGCATTAATTATGGCCGATCCCGGACTCATTATGATGGTCAGAGATAAATGGCCTGATCAGGCTATTCATTTATCAGTCCAGTCTAATGTAATGAATTTCGCTGCTGTAAAATTCTGGAAAACAATGGGTCTGGAGCGAGTTATTTTATCGCGAGAGTTGTCTTTAAAAGAAATTCAAGCAATTCGCGACAATTGCCCGGATATTGAGTTAGAAGTATTTGTACATGGTGCATTATGCATGGCTCACTCGGGACGCTGTCTTTTATCCGGTTATTTTAATCACCGCGATCCGAATCAAGGAGCATGTACCAATTCATGCCGGTGGAAATACAGTGTTAAAGAAGGCACCGAAGATGAATGGGGTAATGCACATGTAGAAACTAAAACTTTTCTATTTGAACAGTCACCTCAACGCGAGGGAGAAATGAATCTTATAGAAGAGGATGAACAAGGGACTTATCTTTTTAACTCAAAAGATTTAAGAGCAATTCAACATGTTGAAGCACTTGCCCAAATGGGTATTGATTGTTTAAAAATAGAAGGTCGTACTAAATCAGATTTTTATGTCGCTCGGGTAACCCAATTGTATCGCAAAGCGATTGATGACGCGGCCGCAGGCAAACCCTTTGACTGGAGTCTTATGGATGCCCTTGAAGGATTATCGCTTAGAGGGTACACAGAAGGTTTTTATCGTCGTCATGTTCCTGAGGAATATCAAAGTTATAAAGATCGCAGTGAAATCGGTGTAAGACAGCAGGTTGTAGGTGAGCTACTAGATTATGACAGCGACAGACAACTGCTCGAAGTACATGTAAAAAATCAATTCTCTATTGGCGATACTCTTGAAATCATGCTCCCACAGGGTAATCACATTTTTCCACTTGAAGCTATTGAGCATACCGAAGGATTTGCTATCACCCATGCTCCAGGTAGCGGCCATGTTGTTCGTATTGCTGCTAATCTTCCAGAAATTAATCAGTTGGAACATGGCTATTTAATCCGCCATTGGCGCGATACCCGACCTTAG